The Camelus ferus isolate YT-003-E chromosome 34, BCGSAC_Cfer_1.0, whole genome shotgun sequence sequence TAACTATCCAAGGTTTTCCTTTTGGGTCAGAGATGAATAGCATAATTAGATAATATTAAAcccatatttatttacatattgtttacTATTTGACATAGGAGGTATTCATTACTAACTTCCTTAATATGTAAAGTAGAATTCACATACCAAAGCAATTTACtaggtatttaattttaatataattaataattaaaaaatactgtcaaGCACCATGATGGATGAGGTATTTAAGGAATCTAAAATGTGTTTcagtaatgaaagagaaaaacacatcttATAACAatcaatatttcttaaataatattataaCTAATAGTTAGCTCATCATTATCCAATATGAATAATGGTCTAGTAGTCACAGTCtgttctgatatttttatttcacaccagcagttaaaaatcagtttaaaataaaatgtaaatgggaAAGGATtattctgcctgtttttgtagcAGTTGCTAGCAAACACAGGGAcatacacaaagggaacagacaCAGGGATCACAATGAGTAACATGAACAGCAGGAAAAAACGTTAATTTCTAACCAGTTCAGCTCTGGCTCTAAAAATGTTGTTAACTGATATGTGACTGGctagggaggtgggggtggggaaggcaatattttaatatgtttgttcttttcttctccctcaccccacGGTGTTTCCATTAATAATTAGCCTCATCCAGAAAACAGTcctaagaaaaacaaatctacCTTTAGctgctttcagaatttttttagttttaagcatttaaatttttgtctttgcAACAGATATCAATACACACATTTATtacaagaaatatttcttaaaagcagataaccttgaaaaataattttgaatagacttacctttattttctaaataaagtttatttttgaatatatattaaagCTACTAGGAAAGAATGGGAGTGAGAAGAGTAAATCAAGCAGAAAACGACACGTAcgtaacatgaaaaaaataaggaaaagcagaaaatgtcAAAAAGAGAAGTATTCAATATTATGTAAGACAcctgtgatttaaaaagaaaaatcggAACACAAGTTAGCCGACCGTCCCTCTGTTCCACCTCAAATTATATTTACAGAACGGATTACCTTAGAGTGCTGCTCTTTCAGCTTCATTGTTACACCCGGATCATCCTTTTTGCTAGCCATTAGCAGTCTGAACATTTGCTCTCGATACTTGCTCATTATAAGTTCCAAGGCAGACTGATGTTCTTCCAGGGACGTACGCAGTTCTGTCAAGAATAACAGTATATTGTATTCAAACTTGAGTGCAAGATGTACAAAACATTCTCTTCCACATTACGTTTATCAAAAAAGCAATTGGTAAAGggggtattttaaaaagaaaacatgatgcACAAAAATCTAGCCACATGGAAATATAGGACACCAAATGGAGTCttctattagttttttattttatctatttattttttaaaatttaatttttcttttttttgcaggcggggaggtaattaggtttatttggtttttctatggcggtactggggattgaacccacaacctcctgcatgctgagcatccactctatcacttgagctataccctttcccccaTTAGTTatttaaatgactattttaaactcattttttgagaaccattttaacaaatatataccaAATGATAATTAAGTATCAGATGGTGCCCTATATTAGGAATACCAAAACGCCAGGGAAGAGTCTAGTGGAGAAAACAAATcgtaaataattataatacaataagCTCTACTCAAATACGTGTAAAAGGTCTGAGAGGAAAAAGTGGTGAAAGCTTCACAGAAGTATACTATTGAGATGAACCTGTGTTCTTTGAGTTGAAAAATAAAGGACAGGGCATTCTAAGCAGGGAGGCATGGCGTGGATGGTGTGTTCAGGAATGAGTCTGATGGCAAGAGGAAAGGTTCCATGGAGAGGAGAGGTTGGGGAGAGTACGAAAACAAAGGCTTGGAGGTGACCCTGAGGGCCTCTGGATGGGGAACTAGTACGCAGTGAAGGTTCTCAAGCAAAAGAATAACATGAGcagatatatttttgaaaatatcaatcTGATGCTTGTGTTGAAGATGATTGGAAGGGGAAAAGAGACTGAAatcagggagaccagttaggacaGCTGGGGGTCAAAGTGATGGGattagagaaagaaactgagctACTTCATAGGTAACAGCAATGGGACAAACTGGATATTGCGGGTGAGAATCTAAGGTGACTTTCAAGTGAGGAAGACATTCATATACAGCACAGGATAAAGAGCAATAAATAAGACTTAGGCATACCGGACTAGAAACGAGATTAATGCCAAGAAGTAACTATAATTGgctattttcccatttaaaaaaaaaattggtcccAGGTTGACAGTACAATTGCAGATTAAAGTTCTCTTTTGATTTGCTATACGTAGTTATatcttgcctttgttttcttgttgcaATTCTCTGATCTGTCTGTTTTCTTGCTGTATTCCCATAACTAATGTGGACCGTGGCCGATGTCTTGCAACTTCATTAAGTTCCTGAATTTCTTCTTGATActaatgaaaagattaaaaaaaaatgtggagaaaataattgaaaatatgtatctgatatatatatatatgtttgctaAAGAACTcttattactcagcaataaaaagaacccaatttaaaaatgggcaaacaagatgagtaagttctgaggatgtaatgtacatcatggtgactacagttaacaagactgtattatatacttggaAGTTGCCAAGAGTACACCTCCAAcgttctcaacacacacacacacacacacacacacacacagtaattaTGTAAGGTGATGGAGgtattaactaaccttattgtggtaggtaatcatttcacaatatacacatatatcaatagaaattgtacaccttaaatttatacaatattgCATGTCAagaatatctcaataaagctgaaaaaaatgggcaagacATTCAAAGAGACATTTCGCTAAATTacacaaatggccagtaaacacatgagagatgcttaacatcattagtcattagggaaatacaattCAAtataacaatgagataccaccttacaACCACTAAGATAACCTTAATCAAAAAGCAAATAGTAACAAgcattggagaggatgtggagaaattgttAACTCTCATATATTGTTGATGgtaatgtaaaatgatgtagctGCTTGAAGAACAACCAGGCAGATCTTCAAAGAGTTAAACATTGAGTTATATGACCCATCCATTCTATGAATAGGCATATACCCTCCAAAACTGAAGAcctatgtccacacagaaacttatAAGCTAGTATTCATAGTATTATATCTATAACCAGAAAGTAGAAGCAAACCAAActccatcaactgatgagtagATAAACACAATGTGCTGTACTCTTACAATGAATAtgacttagaaataaaaactaataaagtactgatacatgctccaacatggatgaaacctgaaaacattacattaaaaaaagtcacaaaaagtaacatattgtatgattctattcatatgaaGTGTCCAAAACAGgaaaatccatagagatagaaagatttatggttgccaggggctgggggaagggagaccTAGCGAGTGGGTGCTATTGGATATGGGTTTTTGGGGTGATGAACCGTTGTGAAATTAGACAGTGATTATGGTTGCACAGcatgtgaatatactaaaatccaaTGAACTGTACCCTTCAAAAGGCTAAACTTTATGGTATGGTTCTTAACTTTGGTTGTCAAACTCCTTTTTTCACAACTCAATACCAGATGTATGTTCACTGGAACACCTGAGTCAAGCTAGACCGGGAGGTATGTAAGGCATCTAGGGCCACAGAGTTGCAAACCAAAATAAGTAAACTTGCTCCGCTATTTTCAGCAGCTTTGTTAAAAGAAGCACCCCCGAGTTGCTTCCTTTTACAAAATGGATGCATTTCAAGAGAGTAGGCTGTGAAGGTCTATTTACCTCCAGTGATTTCCAACATAAtgttagagattttaaaattttcttaagagTTGAACATTTTTTATCAAAAGAGGGCTTAAAATAGTAGCTCAACTCCATGGCCCACTGGGAAGTGCTTACATACAATGCTAAGGGTAACAAGAAGTGAAGCCACTTCTAGTTTTTCTTTAACTGGaagcattaaatgaaaaataaggtaGCAAGTATGAATGCAGTAACTGCAAAAGTTGTAAACCAGACATTgctttgcatctttttaaaaacaattttattaatagCATCACCTAAATACTCTTACAAGGAAAAATACAACATTTCTACATtatagaaataagagaaagagcAAAATATGTGTCAATATTAGTAAAAGATACAATCTGGTCTTTGTCAAATATATCTAGACctaaaaaattcacatattttctaAACTCAAATGTGTATCACTGTCAGAAAAATTAGTGATCAAGTCTACAagttttagaatatatatatatacacacacacacattcatgtcTCCTGAACttgaaaaattatattccaaCCTAATTTGAGGCATAGAAGTCAagctacttttaaattttagagaacattaaaaaaattaatgaaatactaATTAAGCAAAGTTTCAGCCACACATAAATGCCAATGACTGCCTTTTTATAATGAAatcaacaagaaagaaaaaaatcaaacctgcTTCATAGCTTCTACTCGCTTGTTGAGAGCTGTGGTTTGCTCAATCAGAGATTCTGCTGCATCGTCGTGATCTCGTAATCTTTCCACAAGAGCTTTAGCGTCAGCAAGTGCCTTCTCAATTGTGCAACTCATTTCTAAGGGAATacctataattaaaaatcaaaatcaagatTAAAAACACAGGTGGGGTGTCATCTTATTTCAGTTTCACATTAACACAGATAAGTTCAGGTTACATTTGTTACTGGGTTGTTCACTGGGGAGAAAAGCCATCTAAGAACAGCTGTGGTTTTGCTTCCGCTAGGATGGCATAAGCTTGAAAGTGAATTTATAATATTCAAAGTAATTAGAACATATAAAAGTGATTTACAGACATAATCAGAATGTATTTAAAACACCCTGAATTTATGGTGGGGGA is a genomic window containing:
- the FGFR1OP2 gene encoding FGFR1 oncogene partner 2 isoform X1, with product MSCTIEKALADAKALVERLRDHDDAAESLIEQTTALNKRVEAMKQYQEEIQELNEVARHRPRSTLVMGIQQENRQIRELQQENKELRTSLEEHQSALELIMSKYREQMFRLLMASKKDDPGVTMKLKEQHSKIDMVHRNHSEGFFLDASRHILEAPQHGLERRHLEANQNELQAHVDQITEMAAVMRKAIEIDEQQGCKEQERIFQLEQENKGLREILQITRESFLNLRKDDGSESTSLSALVTNSDLSLRKS
- the FGFR1OP2 gene encoding FGFR1 oncogene partner 2 isoform X2, with translation MSCTIEKALADAKALVERLRDHDDAAESLIEQTTALNKRVEAMKQYQEEIQELNEVARHRPRSTLVMGIQQENRQIRELQQENKELRTSLEEHQSALELIMSKYREQMFRLLMASKKDDPGVTMKLKEQHSKELQAHVDQITEMAAVMRKAIEIDEQQGCKEQERIFQLEQENKGLREILQITRESFLNLRKDDGSESTSLSALVTNSDLSLRKS